Part of the Myxococcales bacterium genome, CTTCCAAACGGTTCTCGTCGAACCATTTGATCACCGTGTTGATATTGACCCCAAGCAGGCGAGCAACTTCACCAGTCGTGTAGATTTTCTTGGTTGCCATGGTTTTCCCTTTCCAATCCGTTGATCTGCTCCGTCGTGCCGGAACGGAACAGCAACAGTATAATGACTCATCACTCCATAGTTCGCATTCGCGTATTTTTCAACCCACTCCAAATCAATTTGGAGCCAATGGAAGTATTGCAAGTTTTATCCTTATTGTCAATGATTTTCTCATTCCTATTAAAATTGCATTTTAAAGCTGGGAAAATCGTTGAATCAACATTCCATAATCATTACAATTAATTAGACAATTTTCAATTATTTCCCACCTCATGATCCTTTTGTCTTTTTTCTATGCAATGGGGTCAAATCCTGATAAAACCGGCAGGCAAATCCAATTGAGGCCATTCATGACGCAAAAAATCCGCTTTTTATTGATCGCTTGCACGATCATTTTCCCGCTTTTTATGACCACCACCGCGCATTCTCAGGCACCGGAAACCGAGGATGCCGCCTGGGCAAAAATTCAAAAGCTGCTGGTGGAACCGGATGACAACCGCGATGACCTGTTCAATCTGCTGGACGCATTCCGCGAAGCCTATCCCGAAAGCGCGCACAAAGACGAAGTGGCGTTATGGATGTTGAAGATAACCACCGACTTCAAGGATCCGAATACCGTCCGGTTCGTCGACATCCTGGAAAGCCTGGCGCAAAGCGCCGCCCAGACCGAAGTCCGCGGCGAAGCGCTTTTCTGGAAGGCGCACATTCTGTACAGCTCCGTCAACATTCAGGACGGCTTGGCCGGGTTCCGGCAATACCTCGAACGTTTTTCGGACGGTCCCCGCGCCGACCAGGCGCGCTTGTTTCTATCGTTGGAAGACAAGATCGAGGAAACGCGCCGGAATTTTCTGACCGCGATCCACGCGACGCTGAAAACGGTCGCCGAGAAAAAAATGTTCGAGATCGGTTTGCGGGTGCAGCTTTATTCCAACTCGCTGGACGCCCGCCTCGCGTTGACCGCCGATCGCGGCAGTTCCATCCGCGCCACCGCGCCGTGGATGAATTTCCACCTCTACACCGGCGCCGAGGGCTTGTTCGTCCACCTGCCCGACGACAAGACCCTGCTCCGTTTTCCGACCGATCTGCACATGAAGCCGACCCTGGTCTGGAACGCGGATCAGATCAATCTCGGTTTCATTTCCACCCAGCAGCCGGCCGAACCGAAGCCGACGGTCGACGTGAAGCCCGATGAGGTGATTCCGGTGCTGGCCGATCGCCTGGCCACACTGCACCTGTCGCAATCCGGGCGCGATTTCCGCATTTACAACGTCGGCCTGTTGCCGCCGGCGAGTCAGGCGCCGAGTTCCGTTTTTTCCTTCGACCGCGACAATCGGCTGGCCAACGTTTTGTTCAACGACCGCCACGGCGCGAAACTCCTGGAGGTGAGCGAAATCACCTTCGCGCCGCAACCGGATAAATCGCCCGTCAAAGCTCCCGCCAAACAGGTGCGCGAATTGGCGATTACCGACATATCGCTGGCCAATGCCGGCAGCTATCTCTTCGCGACGATCGAAAAACGCAAAGCCGCCATTCCCGATTACGAGTCGCTGATGCAGGCCAAACCGACTGTCATGGCCCTGTTGAGCCAGTTGGACGGCATTCTTTCGCTCGTGCGCGCCAGCGTCACCAACGAGGAAAAGCTGGCGCAGGTCGACGCGCAATTGAAGGCCGGCCCGGCGGACGCCGCCTTGCTGTCGCGTCGCGCGACCCTGCTGACCGATCTGCGCCGGCTGGATGAAGCGGAGCAAGCCGTCGCGCAAGTGAAAACCGCGCTCGGCGAAACGCCCGAAGCGATCTTGCTCGAAGCCGAATTCCTGGTCGCGAAAAACGAACCGGCCCGGGCGCGCGAACTGCTGGCGACGGCCGTCGCGAAGTACCCGCAAAACGGGGCGTTGCTCGGCCGCTACGCCCAGTTGTTGTTCTACGAAAACGCGTCCGAGGCGATGCGTCTGGCCGCCCAGGCGATCGACCTGGATCCGACGCAGACCGACGCCTACCGCTTTCTGGCGAGCGTTTATCTCAAGGTGGGGATGACCGACGAAGCCTTGCGCGTACTCAACGCCGGCATTCAGAAAGCCGCCGCGCCCGATGAACTGCGCACCTTGCAGGGATTGATTCTGTTCAATGCCGGGCGGCTCGAAGAAGCCCGCGAAGCGGTGAAAAGCATTCTGGATGCGCCGCCGTCGGAGCAGACGCCGATGGCGAAGATGATCGAGCTGATGGTCAACCTGAAAAAGGCGGACGCCGGCCAGCCGTGAAGCGGCGGGTTATAGATAACACGCGTCCACACATTCCAGTAGCGAATCGCAATTATTCGTTTCGTCCGCGAAACAGGCTTGGGTGCATTCTTGTACTTTCTTCGGCAGGCCGGGGTAGCAAACCCAGATGGCATATTCAGAGTAAGTCAGCGCGCATTCTTCAAAGGGGCCATAATAGTATCCCCAAAAGCAGTCGGGTGCGTCGGTAGCCATGCAGGTATCCACGCAGGTATCGGACCCGGAGCAACCCGCTTTTGTCCCTAATTCACTGTACAAAGCCGCGATGCAGTCCTCAACGCAATCCTTTCGCCATTGTTCGAGGTTTTCATCGCAACCGTAATACTTGAATTTGTCGTAGTCCATGCAGGGTTTGTAATCCGAGATGTCATAGTAGTTACTACAAGCCAGTTGCGCCTCCGTGGCCTGATGCTTGGTTTTTTTCCCGCCGCCGCAAGCCGTGAAAATAACGGCCACGAAAACAAGCAGGCAAATGAAACACGCGAATCGACGACCTTTCATGGATCTTCCCTCCGAAATGAAAAAACAATCAACTGGGAAATGCCTATTCTTTTATCATCTTAATCTCGGGCATACAAGCGGCAAGGCCGGGTAACGCCGGGTAACGCCGTTGACAGACCGGCGATTCGCAACAACAGTAGGCAAACATCATCCGTAAGGGAGCACTATTGGCGAACAGAGGACTGATCCGGGCGGCGATTGTTCTGGCGGCGCTCTTTTTCGCGGCCGTCGCGGCGGCGGCACCGCGGGCGCTTAAACCGGTCTGGCAAACCGAATTGGGCGAACCGGTGACGGACGCCGTCGCCGCCGGAAACCGGTTGTTCGTCGGCCACGCCGCCGGCGTCCGCGCCTGCTCCCTCGCCGATGGGCACGAACTCTGGAAAGTCGATGCCGCCGGTCTCACAAGCCTGGCCGCCGACAATGACAATCTCTGGCTGATCGCCGGAACCGCGCTACGTCGGCTCGATCCCGCCACAGGCCGCGAGCAGGCCGCCGCGACGCTCGAAAGCGGCGGCGCCCTCCTGGCGCCCGCGCCGTTCGAAAATCGCCTGCTGCTGGAAATCGCCGGCGGATCGCAGGTGCGCGACGCCGCATCGTTGCAATTGCTGTATCAAAGCCCCGCCCCGCTCTTCGGCGAGCGGGCGGCGTTTTTACGCCAATCGGGCCAATGGCGCGCCCGGCTCGACACCGGGCGGCGGCAAATCTTTTTCGTGGAAAATGGCCGCCTGCGCGCCGTGGACGCGGCGACCGGCAAACCGGCCTATACCGTCGCGGAAGCCGTCGACCTGATCGACTGGCCGACGGTGCACGAGGATCGCGTTTTCGCCGTCAACGCGAAAAAAATCCATTGCTTCGCCACCAAAAACGGCAAGCTCCTCTGGTCGAATCGCTTTGCGGCGCCGAATCCGATCGACCCGGCGATCCTCACCAACCGCGCCGATTCGGCCGCCTTGAGCGACCTGCCCTGGCACCAGCGCCTTTGGAAATGGGGCAAACGGCTGGCCGGCGCCGATTGGGAAGACCTGCTCACGTTGCATTACAAGAACGGCCTCGTTTTTTATTTCATCCATCGCAACAAGTTGCATCTGTCCCATCCCCTGCCCGACGAGGTGACGCTGATCGCCGACGACGGACGCTTCGTTTTTTGGCTGTATACCTTCGTCGACGAGAAGGACGGCACGACGAAGAGCGTGCTGATGCGTCATGACAAGGTGAAAG contains:
- a CDS encoding tetratricopeptide repeat protein, which translates into the protein MTQKIRFLLIACTIIFPLFMTTTAHSQAPETEDAAWAKIQKLLVEPDDNRDDLFNLLDAFREAYPESAHKDEVALWMLKITTDFKDPNTVRFVDILESLAQSAAQTEVRGEALFWKAHILYSSVNIQDGLAGFRQYLERFSDGPRADQARLFLSLEDKIEETRRNFLTAIHATLKTVAEKKMFEIGLRVQLYSNSLDARLALTADRGSSIRATAPWMNFHLYTGAEGLFVHLPDDKTLLRFPTDLHMKPTLVWNADQINLGFISTQQPAEPKPTVDVKPDEVIPVLADRLATLHLSQSGRDFRIYNVGLLPPASQAPSSVFSFDRDNRLANVLFNDRHGAKLLEVSEITFAPQPDKSPVKAPAKQVRELAITDISLANAGSYLFATIEKRKAAIPDYESLMQAKPTVMALLSQLDGILSLVRASVTNEEKLAQVDAQLKAGPADAALLSRRATLLTDLRRLDEAEQAVAQVKTALGETPEAILLEAEFLVAKNEPARARELLATAVAKYPQNGALLGRYAQLLFYENASEAMRLAAQAIDLDPTQTDAYRFLASVYLKVGMTDEALRVLNAGIQKAAAPDELRTLQGLILFNAGRLEEAREAVKSILDAPPSEQTPMAKMIELMVNLKKADAGQP
- a CDS encoding PQQ-binding-like beta-propeller repeat protein, with amino-acid sequence MANRGLIRAAIVLAALFFAAVAAAAPRALKPVWQTELGEPVTDAVAAGNRLFVGHAAGVRACSLADGHELWKVDAAGLTSLAADNDNLWLIAGTALRRLDPATGREQAAATLESGGALLAPAPFENRLLLEIAGGSQVRDAASLQLLYQSPAPLFGERAAFLRQSGQWRARLDTGRRQIFFVENGRLRAVDAATGKPAYTVAEAVDLIDWPTVHEDRVFAVNAKKIHCFATKNGKLLWSNRFAAPNPIDPAILTNRADSAALSDLPWHQRLWKWGKRLAGADWEDLLTLHYKNGLVFYFIHRNKLHLSHPLPDEVTLIADDGRFVFWLYTFVDEKDGTTKSVLMRHDKVKEMLYGRSAVAGRGSGFTVFGNNRLYAELAPGYLAELTPIELEPRGVSVFPEDELRTLLEAGSRIVAVSRLGRIHVFPR